One part of the Vitis riparia cultivar Riparia Gloire de Montpellier isolate 1030 chromosome 8, EGFV_Vit.rip_1.0, whole genome shotgun sequence genome encodes these proteins:
- the LOC117921336 gene encoding 1-aminocyclopropane-1-carboxylate oxidase homolog 11-like has product MASADYDRMKEVKEFAESKIGVKGLSDSGITSIPRIFIHPPQTLSQLKSTSSSSFSSIHIPVIDLSNLDSPHHRPKIVDQIREATKTWGFFQVINHGVALSVLEETVNAVKSFHDQPHQVKAKHSVGEERRGVVYASNNDLYRSEAATWHDYLQVWMAPQPPEVERMPEICRREVIAWDTHAKKVAETLMELLSEGLGLEPGKFKELTFSDTRLFVGVCYPHCPQPDLTMGLASHTDPTVLTVLLQNHVPGLQVKHGDEWVEVKPVPGGLIINAGDFLQIVSNGEYNSIQHRVIANPCKEPRISIVMFFNLAKWKESDSYGPLPELLSPEKPAIYRNFTKQEYDDNFYSKGLDSKSFIDKIRI; this is encoded by the exons ATGGCATCCGCCGATTACGACCGAATGAAGGAAGTGAAGGAGTTCGCTGAGTCCAAGATAGGCGTCAAAGGTCTCTCCGACTCAGGCATCACTTCCATCCCTCGTATCTTCATACACCCACCCCAAACTCTCTCCCAACTCAAATCTACATCTTCCTCTTCCTTCTCCTCCATCCACATCCCGGTAATAGATCTTTCCAACTTGGACTCTCCCCATCACCGTCCCAAGATCGTGGACCAAATTCGAGAGGCCACTAAGACATGGGGTTTCTTTCAAGTGATCAACCACGGCGTAGCCCTGTCCGTACTGGAGGAGACGGTCAACGCTGTCAAGTCTTTCCACGACCAGCCACATCAAGTGAAGGCGAAGCACTCCGTGGGTGAGGAGAGACGCGGGGTGGTGTACGCCAGCAACAACGATTTGTACCGATCGGAGGCGGCGACTTGGCATGACTATCTTCAGGTGTGGATGGCACCACAGCCGCCGGAGGTTGAGCGGATGCCGGAGATATGCAGGAGGGAGGTGATTGCATGGGACACGCATGCAAAAAAGGTTGCTGAGACTCTGATGGAATTGCTATCCGAAGGATTAGGGTTAGAACCCGGCAAGTTTAAGGAGTTGACATTTTCTGATACTAGGCTTTTTGTGGGGGTATGCTATCCCCACTGTCCACAGCCTGATCTGACGATGGGGCTTGCATCTCACACGGATCCGACGGTTCTGACGGTTTTGTTGCAGAACCATGTCCCTGGGTTGCAGGTGAAGCATGGGGATGAATGGGTGGAAGTAAAGCCTGTTCCTGGTGGGTTGATTATCAACGCTGGCGACTTTCTCCAG ATAGTGTCGAACGGTGAGTACAATAGTATACAACATCGAGTGATAGCCAACCCCTGTAAAGAGCCACGGATCTCGATTGTGATGTTCTTCAATTTAGCGAAATGGAAAGAGTCCGACTCTTATGGACCTCTACCAGAGTTGCTGTCTCCTGAAAAACCTGCAATTTATCGCAACTTTACAAAGCAAGAATACGACGACAACTTCTACAGTAAGGGACTAGACAGCAAGTCCTTCATTGATAAGATTAGAATATGA
- the LOC117919711 gene encoding 1-aminocyclopropane-1-carboxylate oxidase homolog 4-like, translated as MNMAYADYDRMKEVKEFDESKMGVKGLSDSGITSIPRFFIHPPQTLSQLKSSSSSSSSSSSPGIPMIDLSNLDSPHHRPKIVDQIREASKTWGFFQVINHGVAVSALEETINAIKSFHEQPQQVKAKHYVREEGRGVMYASNNDLYRSEAASWHDSLQVWMAPQPLEVEQIPEICRREVVAWDTHAKTVAESVMKLLCEGLGLESGKFKELTFSNTRVLVGHCYPYCPQPDLTMGIISHTDPVVLTVLLQNQVPGLQVKHGDEWVDVKPVPGGLIINVGDFLQIVSNGEYKSVQHRVLANSCKEPRISIVMFFNLAKWKDSDSYGPLPELLSPEKPAIYSNFTQKEYNDNFYGKGLDSKSFIDKITI; from the exons ATGAATATGGCGTACGCGGATTACGACCGAATGAAGGAGGTGAAGGAGTTCGATGAGTCCAAGATGGGCGTCAAAGGTCTCTCCGACTCCGGCATCACTTCCATCCCTCGTTTCTTCATACACCCGCCCCAAACCCTCTCCCAACtcaaatcttcatcttcatcttcttcctcttcctcctcccCCGGAATCCCTATGATAGATCTTTCCAACTTGGACTCTCCCCATCACCGTCCGAAGATCGTGGACCAAATTCGAGAAGCCTCTAAGACATGGGGTTTCTTTCAAGTGATCAACCATGGTGTAGCCGTGTCCGCATTGGAGGAGACGATCAACGCTATCAAGTCTTTCCACGAGCAGCCACAGCAAGTGAAGGCGAAGCACTACGTGCGTGAGGAGGGACGCGGCGTGATGTACGCCAGCAACAACGATTTGTACCGATCGGAGGCCGCGAGCTGGCACGACTCTCTTCAGGTGTGGATGGCACCACAGCCGCTCGAGGTTGAGCAGATTCCGGAGATATGCAGAAGGGAGGTGGTTGCATGGGACACGCATGCCAAAACGGTTGCTGAGAGTGTGATGAAACTGTTATGCGAAGGATTAGGGTTAGAATCCGGCAAGTTTAAGGAGTTGACTTTTTCTAATACTAGGGTTTTGGTGGGGCACTGTTATCCCTACTGTCCACAGCCTGATTTGACGATGGGGATTATATCTCACACTGATCCGGTGGTGTTGACAGTTTTGTTGCAGAACCAAGTCCCCGGGTTGCAGGTGAAGCATGGGGATGAATGGGTGGATGTAAAGCCTGTTCCTGGCGGGTTGATTATCAACGTCGGAGACTTTCTCCAG ATAGTGTCGAATGGTGAGTACAAAAGTGTTCAGCATCGAGTGTTAGCCAATTCCTGTAAAGAGCCACGGATCTCGATTGTGATGTTCTTCAACTTGGCGAAATGGAAAGACTCTGACTCTTATGGACCTCTACCAGAGTTGCTTTCCCCTGAAAAACCTGCAATTTATAGCAACTTTACACAGAAAGAATACAACGACAACTTCTATGGCAAGGGACTAGACAGCAAGTCCTTCATCGATAAGATTACaatataa